The genome window aaatcgtgcttaataataataattactcagtgctttgatatttattttattgCAGCTTATGAAGGTAAATGATTATTTGGAAATTGTCgaattgtgaaagaattatttgtcTATGCCTGCTAAGGAAAATTTGTTATTGTTCACATAAATtgtgtttatttaaatatttccatctttaatattattgacccatagtaagtatcgaagtagatctctcgtcactacttcttcgagattatacttgatacttactgggtacacattgtttacgtactcatattacacttgctgcactttttgtgcaggatttgagacagTTGCATCAGGCGGTCCTACCGGCGCGTACCCGAGATATCCCTTGGCCTAGagtctctctcttttgtattttgtattctgtctatttcatgtTCGGACAATGGTTAGaagtttgtataatctactagatgctcatataatTGTGACACaaggtcttgacacacacactagtagaattgtggttTTGAAACTATTACTTGGTTTTTCTTATTTaaaccttttatttttcttaaatcttACAAATGAGaaaagtttaattactcgaaaaCTTGTTAAAAGAAGAAATTTatatttaattcactagttggcttgcgtagcggtgatgttgggcgtcatcacatAAAATTTTATCATGATATTAGGATTTCAAACCAATGTAATTGGCTTATTATGGTCAACTAAATAATTACTACTACGTAGCATGTTTACTTATAGCTCAAGATTTttcttggaaaattattattttttgtgtGGATTTTAGCCAAGGTATGTAGTCCTTATGGTCCATTAACTGTTTATGATTATCTTAAACATTTATGAATtactaattatttataaaaataattttaatatttaaaagtatttttaCTTTTAAATACGTATTGCTTATTAATTATTAATCACTTTTAATCGaccaaatcaaatgatttgtACAATTGAGTATCATAGGGGAAAAAAATTCAAGTAATTGCCATTTATATGAAGTCCAAAATGGAACATAAGTTTAACGTATTTACAACTAAAAGTTATCATGAGATAAATATAATTACCTAAATAATGAGGTTGGAAAAATTATGATATGGAGCTATTTTCATTTGGTAAAAGAGACAAATATAATCCTGTATTTTTGAAAAATGTTTAAATATACCATTCATTATACTATGAGTTTAAATATACCCTGCCactatactttgggttcaaatatacccctcatttaaatggaGGCACACGTGTCATCGTCCGGTCAGCCAATTataaatatcttctaattaattaaaaagactcatacccataatcatacccattacccatacccgaaaagcaattttctaaaccatttttttttttgtaaaaacaggGAAAAAAAGattcaataaaatatttttatttttttaaaaaaactaatgCACCTGTAGTCCACTTCTTTAGGAATTACCTAAATAATGAGGCTGGAAAAATTATGATAGAAAGCTATTTTCATTTGGAAAAATGGCTAAATATACCCTTGTACTTTCGAAAAAGGTTTAAAAATATCATTGGTTATACTATGATTCCAAATATACCCCTACCGCTATACTTTggattcaaatatacccctcgttTAAACGCATGGACACTTGTCATCGTCATGTTGGCCAATTTTAAatatctcataattaattaaaaagactaaTAATCATAACCATACCCACCCATACCCATATAAATGATTATAATATAGATATAATATACATATCTagtatatgtaattatttttgatcCACCGGCCAAATATGTAATttatccaaaaataaataaataacctttAACTTATTGAATTAGACTTTATATATTGCACCATAAAAACCCAATCCCTCCTTATTGTGCCAACATCATAGACAACCCTAGCCTTGTGTAGCTCTTTCTCAGATCTGACTATTCcgcgcccccccccccccccgcccccCCACAAATCTTACCGATGGGTTCCAGAAAGACCGATTTCGGCGATGGCGCTAGTCCTGggttcgtttttttttttttgttagataaattaaaaaatttctaTGAAAATATGTAGGTGTATTGCCCAAGTTATTTTTTTTTTCGTATAAAGATTTATATGTattaattagttttttttttgttatttgttAACGTATTGAACAGAAAAATCTTTATTGGAGGTTTAGCGAAAGAGACGACTCTAGGTTAGATTTTTAAGCTGTTTCATACTTGTTTTTATGTATTACTAATTGTTTCTTGCTAGTGGATTTTTTATTTACTGAAGGGGTGGCGTTAAAAattggattttgattttggtaGAACAATTTGTCAAGTACTTTGAGAAGTATGGGGAGATAATAGACTCGGTGATTATGAAGGATAGGCATACTGGTAGACCCAGAGGTTTTGGGTTCATCACTTATGAAGATCCATCCGTTGTAGACACTGTTATAGCCGAAAACCATattatcaatgacaaacaagtgAGTAGTTTAGCCTCACTTTTCTACTGCTGTATGTCGCTCTTGCATGATGTTCAATTGTAGTCGAAATTAGTTGAAAGATTAGGAAACTATGGTCAACTTGTTGACCACTTGCCATATGCACAAATACTTTAGTTATTCATATGCTTATGAGATCATGAGCTGGGTTGATGGGTTTCATTTATGAGTTTAAGTTCTATGTATTGATGGTGTAAAAGATATTTATGAATCATGTCAGTTACAAGGTTAACTCTATTAAATTGCAATCATTGATAACCTGGAATAAATGATAAGTGACCTATTATAACATATAAAATCACACTGATGGTGTAAAAATATCATTACACTGTCAGCAGATTAGGAAACTATGGTCAACTTGTTGACCACTTGCCATATGCACAAATACTTTAGTTATTCATATGCTTATGAGATCATGAGCTGGGTTGATGGGTTTCATTTATGAGTTTAAGTTCTATGTATTGATGGTGTAAAAGATATTTATGAATCATGTCAGTTACAAGGTTAACTCTATTAAATTGCAATCATTGATAACCTGGAATAAATGATAAGTGACCTATTATAACATATAAAATCACACTGATGGTGTAAAATATCATTACACTgtcagcatatatatatatatatatatatatatatatatatatataaaatcttaaatgtTTTATTTGCTTATTAGAGTCTGAATGTTACTGTTTTCCTGAAGCTTCTACTGATAATCATATTTTTTATAAGTACATGAAAGATCGCGTCTTGTGAATGTATTGGTATTTGCCAGGTTGAGATTAAAAGAACCATTCCGAAAGGATCTGCTGAATTAAAAGATTTTAAAACAAAGAAGATTTTTGTTGGTGGCATTCCCACTACCATGACTGAAGGTAACAGTGTGCTTTTTGCAATAACACGGTTATAAAGAAACAGTGCTTTTTTGTTACATCATTAATTTTGTTATTTGGCAATTGCAATAGTATTCTGTAAGCTTTGAAGTACTTTAACTGATGTCTCTTGTACATTACTTGTCAGATGAATTCAAGAACTTTTTCTCCAAGTTTGGGAAAGTAACAGAGTACGAGATCATACGAGATCATGTGTCCAAGCGTTCTAGGGGTTTTGGATTTATTGTGTTTGACAACGAACAAGTAGTTGATAATTTGCTGGCTGAGGGAAATAGGACTGACATGATGGGTACTCAGGTAAGTTTTGTAGGATATTTTTCTCTGATGTCAAACGTTCTAGGACATGGCTGTCGTGCGTGCAAAGTGGATCTACAAGTTGCGCTTTCGTACCATTTCCCAGCCCAAATTTTCTTCTTTTAACCTATACCTCTCTGCCTTTAGGAGTTTCCTGCACGTGTGACAGTTTAATTTAAGGAATATAAGTTTGTAGGTTTTCCAATGTGGTATGCATCTTATAGTGCTCAGCTGTCAGACTATTATGCAGGTGGAACTTCTAGGTTAACTTGCTTCTTTATTGTAGGTTGAGATCAAGAAGGCAGAACCAAAGAAACCCTCAAACCCAGCATCTGCTCCTGCATATGGTAGTGACTCTAGGGGGCGTGGATACGGTGATAGTTATGGAGGATTTGGCAATTCATATAGCGGTTTTGGCAGTGGCAGTTTTGGCCCTGCTTCTTATAGGTCGTTTGGAGCTAGGTTTGGTGAATATGGATACGGTGGTGGTGAATTTGGTGGTAGATATGGAGACTTTGGTGGTAGTGATTTTGGTGGTTACCGTGGGGACCCATCACTTGGTTATTCTAGTCGGTTTGGCTCTTACGCTGGTGGGTTTGGTGGGGGATATGGTGGCAGTGGACTAGGTTCATATGGCCGTGGAGGTGGTTATGGAGGTTATGGTGGAGTTGGCCCTGATGCTAGTTATGAATCTGGTGCTGGTTATGGTGGACCAGGAGGTTTATATGGAAGTAGGGCAGGCTATAGTGGCAGTGGCCGTTACCATCCTTACTCCAGGTAGATTTTCCTAAGCGTTGTAGGAGTTGCATTCAGGTCTCTTGGTTATCGCATCCTCAGCTCAGGGTTGAGTAGATATTTGGAGCACTAGCAAGCAGACACCACCTAGAAGATTTGAAGAGACCTAGTTTGCCACTTCTTATTAATACTGTGTGACCGGAGAACCATATCTAgataaatataatataatttgTGCTTTATCTTAGTTTAGACATTTTCTCTTTTTATGAACTATGAATTAGCTAGAACCTTCTTTGGAGTTATTCATGTGTCTTGTGAGTTTGGTTTCATAGATACATGTGATGCAGGCAGTCTCTTATTGTTCTCTATTTAGTAAGTACTCTCCTCATAAGGAATCACTCTATGATAGATTCATGTGTCTTGTGAGTTTGGTTTCATAGATACACGTGTTGCTTCTCTATTTAGTAATGCACCTCATCAGGCACCACTCTATGATAGATTaatgatatttttatatttagagATCTATGGTTCTTGGTGTCTAGTTGTCGGTTTGATTGGTGTAGTTGGCTTAGCTTGGTCACACTCAATCATAGTTGGTGGATATTTTAAGTTATTTTCCTTCGTGCCACCTAAGTTTTTTAGAAATGTGTGTTGTGCCACGTATCTGAGAATTTGATGAAGCCATTTACATTTTTAAGGCTTAAATTGGAGAATGTTAGTCTGCTCCAGTCTTTGTTTTAGTTTTTGACAGGATCTGTGTGTCTTGTTTCAACCATTCATAGTTAAGGTGCTCACAGCCttgtcggggggggggggggggaacgcACAGCTTACTGGTTTGTGCTGTAGTGCTGTCCaatagtactttcttttgttttctcCCACTTCATCTTTTTCTCCTTCACTTAAATTGTTTTGCATCGGTATTCAAGATTTAATTTGTTCATAATCTCAGGTTAGTGTCTTTAGTTGGCGCATTCCTGTTTTAACTGCCTGAAATTCAGATCTAAATTTGTCTCTAGGATGATGTACTGGTCACAGTTTTGTAAATTCATCTTCTATTCGAGTTTATTTAACCTTTTGAAATGCAAACATCTTGTTAATATTTTGTTGATTACTGGTATTCTCTGAACCCTGTGATTGGATCTTTTGAGGGAGAGCCTGACCTCTGGAAAGCCAAGGTAACCCTTTTCCCTTTTTGTAGCCGAAAGGAAATATTGAGAAGAGACATTAGATGACTTGAATTCAAGTGAGAAGCCAAAAATTTAAGTGAAAATACATATTATTCAAACATATTTAATTGAGAAGTGTGTGTATGCAAGACACATGTCTTGCATTTATTGGTTTGGTGTAAATATTGGATGTATTTAAGTATTTATCCTTGTAACATGCTTTGATTTTTTGGTATTATTGGACAAAGATTAACCAATATCAAAAAATCGAAGCATGCTAAACGGTGAAAACTTAATCATGCCTAACGTTTACACCAAATCAATGAATACAAGATATGTGTTTTGTATAAACACACTTGGGGGTCATTTGGTTGGTGGGATGAGATAGGTAAGGATATCTAATGGGGTGAGATATAGCTAATCCCACCATTTTACTGTAAAATGGTTTTTAGGACCAATTGATACGACTGCGGGATACAATAATCTTTACATTTTATCCGTGGATTGTTATTCCTTATCTCAccaaccaaatgaccccttatGACTTAACTATGTGTGAGTTCTATGTATATTCGCTTAAATTTCAATTGCTAAGGTTAAATTGTTTGGCTTGGTGATGACATTGGTGAGCTAAGTACTCTCGCATTGGTGTTTACACTAATCCAGTAGAAGTATGGCACATGTCTTCTCATTTACTCTTATCAGTAAGCCATAGTAAATTAATAATGTTTGCCTTCTACCATCTTACATTTGGTTCAACACTGTCTTGGTCAAACTCAAGAAGAATGATTACATTTTAGTCAAATTGGTATGCCTGAGATTGATGTGTGTAGGTCTTGGTTTTAGTCACGTTGAACTAAACACAACCATGTGATGCTTTGTGCTAGGAAGTTTATATATTACCAGTTTTCTTATTACCTCATCTTTTGTAGTTAGAGAAAAGCAATTTGCGTCCAATATTCTTACGATTGCCGAGATTAGCGCTCAATGCATTGCTTTGTGATGCTCTCATGAATGGCATGCAACTTTTTGTTTAGTTCATGTTTCGTGCAATCTCAGACAATTAATAGCCGGCCATAttaattgtttattttttctagccatatatatagattatacattgattataaaCAATTATACATATgcaatacataaattatgcatatattatttaTTCAccagctatttttagtttaagtgctagggtgagcggctatttgggttaattcttcttcttACTTTCCGGATGTCAGAGTAAATGAGTTCTTAATCAATTAAAGGTCTAATTTGGTTATAGGAACATAGAAATGATTGGTTGATTACCTTTACTTGCAGCCCCAACATTCGGTAGCGTCTTCATTTTTCTAGAACAAATCATAGTTATTGTCAACTGTTGACTCCAATAAACGTAATTCATAGTATTCGCTTAATCTAATCCCTAAATTTATGGGAGTGTTTTCTCCATTTCAATCTCCCCTAAGCTGCTTGATTtagaatgaaaaaagaaaaacaattgaAGATTTTCTTTGCAATAATTGGCGCACGATTAGAAACTGGTGATTAATATTAAGCGGGTTCTATTCTTTTCCCCTTAAATACAAGACCTTTTCCATTTACACCATGGTTTATATTAGTGATGCTTGCCCAATCAATTCACCCACCACTTTGGTCGGTTACTTGTTGCTCTTCAAAGTAGAGAACCACGCAAAAATTGAAGTGGAAGAGCTTGGCTTTACCTCTTGATTGAATTCACCTGTCACGGGACAAGAAAACAATCGAAAGCAACATGGGGGAAAATCAGATCTAAATTCAGAAATATAACAGATTGCATAGGAAATGAATCTAGAGTAGAAATGATCAAGATATACTTTTAGCAGCATTGGAAATCATAAATTGTATTACCGGCTCAATACCTTTCCAAAAAGTTTAAGAAATGTCAATGTACTAAAGCGCCAAAAATGAGCATACAGAAAGGAAGACAGAAACTAAGGCGCGGTTTACATTGTAAAAGGATCTATCTGCCATCACAAAAGGCAGCCAAAATGTCAGTTGGCTTGTTTTTCCGCCTATGATGGAAAGCATTATTTGACCTAGTAGATTCATCAGTGTTTGATCTTGTTCCATTACCATCTTCCTCTTTAATTGAATCATGCTTTTCTTTCATCCGAGTATTCCGATTCCTCTTCTTCCCATTTTCCGTTGCAGAACTTTTTATCTCCAAGTTTAGAATTCCACCTTTTTCATTCGCAGAATCTTCCTCTTTGATCATCTCAGCTGCTTGTTCGTCAATGTCGTCTTTGAGTGATTTTTGTGGCCTTCCTCTCCTCTTCTGAGTAGGGATTTTCTCTTCATCATCACTTCCTGGATCATCGGGGTCAATTACAGTCAGCTTCAGCCCTTTCCTCTTCCTCGACCCATTGCCTTGATAACCCCAGGGTTTAACAAACTAGCAGCAAACACGCCTGCTAAATAAAATAATTCAGGGAGACATGAATCAACTATGTTTTCCAATGGAAGATTCAAAAAGAAAAACTTTACAGAAGGATGTTCAAGTAATCAATAGAAAAATGCACACACCACTTAATAATCATGGGTGTGTCGACGATCAAGTACATACAagctctctttttttttccttttgttttttcaGGGATTACATGCATGGGAGGTGAGAACTGGCTGTCAAAAAAGAAGGCAAAGCTACcactacaaaaaaaaaacaacCCGGAGAACTTAAATTATGCGACAATGACCGGCAGTCAAGACCTCCATTCCCAGTTAACTCTGATTGTTGCGAGGCAAAGTGTAAAGAAGTTGCTACATGATCGATAAGTACCCCAAGTTGGAATTATCCTCCCGTTCCTACACTTATTAGCATGAAAACACACTATCCACTCTTTTCTGTACTACTCCACACTAAGTCACCAACCAAAAACCAAATCTGGAACAAAGAAATACGGATTTTGATATGTCGACAACCTAATTCAgaagatgatgcatatagagatatgtaCTTCCAACTATATCTAGCTTCAGTCAGTATATTTCAGCTATCCTGCTGTCACCGCCAGTATCAGTCTGAAAGAATAGCCAAGTGCCCTATGTTAAATGATCAACTATAGTTACTCTCAAGAGGTGACATAAAAACTGCAGAAGGCTTTAAAAGTAGGCAAGTGCAAACTTGCAAGGCTCTTAATTTTCAACTATGATAGGCAATACTAAAGGTAATAACATTATGTAGAAATAGACTCACTTCTACTGTATATTCCAAGTTAAAGATGTAAAGTCTATGCACAAACAGCTTCACATTACGACTAAAGCAACACTTGATTGGGGTGAAAGGAAGAAGTGGTGCATGAGTGGAAGTAAAAGGGGGAATGTACACATCATTACCCTCGCTTTGTAAGGAAGTGAACGAGGAACAGAAAAAGCCCTTCAGATTTTTCATCGATGGAGAGGAGTAAGTATAACAGTTTTACTTCCATTTATGTAGTAAACTGGATGCAAGTATCAATACATCACCTAAAGGTAATTATATTCTCTTCAGATTCTTATCCTTTCTAGGAAATAATATAGTTTTAAGTGAAACAAATATTGAGTATCACGACCCTTGTGTCCATCCCAGCATagcattatattttaaaaaaataaaagagatgAAAGTTGTTTGACGTCATACTTCTTAAAATAAATCATACCTCTTGGTCACAAGACTAGCTGGTCAAGAATGAGAAACATATGAAATGATTCAGATCCCAAAACAGACTGTTAGTTGAAGTTTGCACAGAAATATTTAGAGCCCTGATTAGTTTTTTTAAGAGCGCTAATCAGTTTGGCTCTAACCAAAATTAGTAATGCTCCACCTATGCCACAGCTTCTAGAATACACTGAAAAACACAGTACAGCTAGTTCTGAGGATATGATTGCAAGTTTGCAACATAGCAtccaagaaaagaaagaaaaagaacacAAATAACACTACCGATCGGTACAATACTAGATTACTTAATAGTGGACTTCACAGAGTTAACCAGCCAACTAAACCTCAAAGCCGAAAGATGGACTTCATAGAGTAAAATCACAAAATAACTTGACCAAATCAAAAGGCTACTTCAAGGTGAAAGTGTATAAAGAACTTTTTTCAGCCAATATGAGCAAAGGAGCACCAAATAAGGAAGAAATGCAAGTAAGACTGCATCAATCCCACTTGTTTTTAAAAATGATAGTTCTTTGTTTTATTTGGGCATGAATGAAATATTCGCAGATATGCACTCTCTCAATGCAGCCTACGCTACTTAACAGATCAGCAAATTTTCCAATTCGTGAAAGGGTAAAGAAAGCCACATAACAGAGAGCTTAGAGCATTTAGCTGAGTGCAAAAGTAAATTATATCATGGAAACCATGTTCCTCATTCTCGATACACAGGTTCTTCAGAAAAGGATGCGAGACCTTGAATAATCATTTTCAACTTTAAGCGCACATTAAAGGCAACAAAATCAGACACTATTGCAAACAGCAAAGTATGTATAtcttatactccctccgtttcaatttatgtgaacctattttctttttagtccatgccaaaaagaatggcccctttccttatttggaaataatttacctttatgcaatgatttatagccacacaaaatatatgtgcctcattttactctacaagttcaaaagtcttctctcttttcttaaacttcgtgcccagtcaaataggttcacataaattgaaatagagggaCTATGTTCTTACCGTTATCTAATGGTTTaaaatcaaattttgcttcaCACTCCTAGATCTACCTCCGGATATCATCTTGTTCTCTACAGCCGACTGGAACCAGGCATCTTATTTAATCCCTTGTCCTTCATCACGCTCCTCACATTCTCAACATTCTCCCACTCTCCTTCAGCAGCATAAATATTTGAGAGAGCTACAAGACCTTCAGGCTTCTTCAGATCCATGTGCAATATATCCTTAGCCATCTTTTCAGCAAGATCTCTCCTTGTGTAGACCTTACAACCACTGAAGAAAGCCCCAATAATTGAATCTGTAACTTCTGTTGGCATATCTTTGATTATATTGTAAGCCTCTTCCAGCCTCCCAACACGACACACAAGATCAATAACACAAGCATAATGCTCTTTCCTTGCTCTAACGCCATAAGACTCCTTCATGGACCAAAAGATCTTCAAACCTATCTCAACTAAACCAGCATGACTACATGCAGAAAGAAGAGAAGTTAACGTTACTTCATTTGGCAGCACTACTTCATACTGCATCTTCTCAAATAGTTTGATTGCATGTTCTACTCTGCCATGCTTTCCATAACATCCTATCATAGCATTCCATGATGCAATATTCTTGAAAGGAACGGACTTGAAAATATTCCAAGCATCTTCCACACTCCCACATCTACTGTACATGTCAATGAGAGCACTAGCAACAAAGACATTAGCAAAAAGCTCTAATCTATATACTAAGCCATGAATTTCTTTCCCCGTAGAAACAGAGTCAATCAACCCACACACAGGAAGGAGCCCAGTGAGAGTGACTTCATTAGGCTTAACTCCAGCATCCAACATGTCCAGAAATAATGCTAATGCTTCAGTTGACCTCTGGCTTTGAACGAACCCTGAAATCATTGCATTCCAAGTAATCAAATCTGGAGTCAACCCCTCTTTACTCATTTTAGAGAATAACATAAAAGCTATGTCACAATCTCCTTTCCTAGCATATCCAGCAATCATAATGTTCCATGTAAAATCATTAGGCCTTATGCCTTCTAACCTCATCTTTTCAAACAAAATAAAGGATTCTTCAATTTTCCCCATGTTGACATATGAATGTATCAATGATGTCCAGGATACAATATCTCTCTCAACCATTACATTAAAAACTAAACGAGCATATTCCGTATTGCCACATTTACCATACATATCAATCAAGGCATTGGCAACCGATAACTCTGACTCAAATCCCATTCTATATATCATACTGTGCACTTCCTTTCCTTTGTTCAGATCCATTAGACCAACACATGCTTTCAATACAATAGCAAATGTGTACTTGTTCGGAATAATACTTGATTGTTGAAGAAGAGAGAAGTAACCAATGGATTTTTCAGGGTAGCCATGAAATGCCAAAGCTGAAATCATCCAATTAAATGCAAAAATATTCAGGTTTCTGGTTCTTTCGAACACGAGCTCAGCAGAACCGAGATCCCCACAACTTGCATAGGCACCAATGAGCTTTGAATCCAGTGACAAAGCATTCATGTCAATGTACGA of Nicotiana tomentosiformis chromosome 7, ASM39032v3, whole genome shotgun sequence contains these proteins:
- the LOC104107533 gene encoding heterogeneous nuclear ribonucleoprotein 1-like, which codes for MGSRKTDFGDGASPGKIFIGGLAKETTLEQFVKYFEKYGEIIDSVIMKDRHTGRPRGFGFITYEDPSVVDTVIAENHIINDKQVEIKRTIPKGSAELKDFKTKKIFVGGIPTTMTEDEFKNFFSKFGKVTEYEIIRDHVSKRSRGFGFIVFDNEQVVDNLLAEGNRTDMMGTQVEIKKAEPKKPSNPASAPAYGSDSRGRGYGDSYGGFGNSYSGFGSGSFGPASYRSFGARFGEYGYGGGEFGGRYGDFGGSDFGGYRGDPSLGYSSRFGSYAGGFGGGYGGSGLGSYGRGGGYGGYGGVGPDASYESGAGYGGPGGLYGSRAGYSGSGRYHPYSR
- the LOC104107534 gene encoding putative pentatricopeptide repeat-containing protein At3g49142 → MNLCLLSPINLSISSLGLLLQKCLKAKLLQPCKQIHALMLTSYIDMNALSLDSKLIGAYASCGDLGSAELVFERTRNLNIFAFNWMISALAFHGYPEKSIGYFSLLQQSSIIPNKYTFAIVLKACVGLMDLNKGKEVHSMIYRMGFESELSVANALIDMYGKCGNTEYARLVFNVMVERDIVSWTSLIHSYVNMGKIEESFILFEKMRLEGIRPNDFTWNIMIAGYARKGDCDIAFMLFSKMSKEGLTPDLITWNAMISGFVQSQRSTEALALFLDMLDAGVKPNEVTLTGLLPVCGLIDSVSTGKEIHGLVYRLELFANVFVASALIDMYSRCGSVEDAWNIFKSVPFKNIASWNAMIGCYGKHGRVEHAIKLFEKMQYEVVLPNEVTLTSLLSACSHAGLVEIGLKIFWSMKESYGVRARKEHYACVIDLVCRVGRLEEAYNIIKDMPTEVTDSIIGAFFSGCKVYTRRDLAEKMAKDILHMDLKKPEGLVALSNIYAAEGEWENVENVRSVMKDKGLNKMPGSSRL